AAATGACGCCACATGGTCAGAATCATCGGTCGCCCCCACCGCGATGGTCAGGGGAGAACTGGCCGGGTAGTTGACAAACTCGGTAAAATCGTTGCCGGCGGCGGCGCACAGCACCACCCCTTTTGCCCGGGCGTATGCCATCGCTTCCTCCATTAATTGACTGGCATACGGCAGTCCGAAACTCATATTGATAACATCCGCCCCATTGTCGGCGGCATAGACTATCGCCCCGACAATGAAGGATGTCAGTGGCAACGGGAATATCTTCAGCGGCATAATCCGGCAGTTCCGCGCCAAGCCGGCCACTCCGATGTTGTTGTCGGCGGTAGCGGCGACAATGCCGGCGATATGCGTCCCATGACCGTCACCATCCATCGGATTGTTGTCTCCGGTTGTTGTGGAGGAGCCGTCGCCCCCAAAGTCCCACCCTCGAATATCATCTATGAAACCGTTATTGTCGTCATCAATGCCGTTGCCGGCGATTTCACGGGGGTTGCTCCAGATATTGTCGACGATGTCAGGATGACCGGTATCGACACCGGTATCGATTATCGCCACAACTACCGCTACGGTATTGTCCGGCAGATTCTGATAGACCATTTCCGCTTTAACGTCGGCTCCGGCAATGCCCGAGACTATAATCAGGGTATCATTATTATTGCCGTCCCGGCGCAGCACATGATAATGCGGCTGCCCGCTGTTGTTATGCCCCCACTGCTGGGGATATAAGGAATCGTTGGGAGTGGCAAAAAGAGTTGCCGGGTAGTCTGGTTCAGCGAACTGGATATAAGGCAGCCGGCGGTATTCGCGCGCTGCTTCCTCGATATCAATATCTGAGGGCATCCGCAGAACAAAGGTTCGCTCCGTCAGGGCGCGCGCCTGCCGGCTGGGGACTATATCCTCAAGCGATTCGAAGCGGGAGACGTTATATTTCCGGCTCAGATAATCCAGCTCGGCTACACCCACCATGCCGACTTTCCCCGGAGACAGCCGCGGATGCAGCCCCCCCTCCCGAATCCGAATAATCAATCCCTGGTAAGGATGCCGTTCTGGCGCTTTTTCTCGCCCCGGATAAAGCGCAAAAACCGAGGATGATATCAGGATTAACAGAATGGCAGTCAGCGGGTGGACGAATCTCATTCTCATCGGTAACCTCCCGGCACAGTTTCTGGCGTAGTCGAAGGGTGGCAGCTAAAATTACGCAGGAACCGGCATTTTGACAAGCGGTAAAAAGCCCCCCGCAGAACTTAAGAAAGGGAACTCTCTTGACGATTATTCGTTATAAAGCGAGAAAATGTTGTTTGACTTATTTTTTGGCTTGTGTAAATGTTTTAGCAGTGTTATTCTCTAACGCACTTATGAGCAAATATCGCGACAAATGTCTCTGCATGCGGCTGGCCGCCTGCGGTCGAAGTCCTTTACGGACTTTTTCGCGCTGAGGAGTTGATTTCCGACGACGGACAGTGGTAAATCAGGCAGAGTCTTCAGTTCCGTCCCTGTCTTTTCCTCAGGGAGAATCTCTAAGTTATTTCTGTCTCTACTTGCGCCCAAAAGCCGAACCGGGCGCGTTTCCGTTTACGCTCATTTCGTCAATCCGACAACCATGAATCATCCGGGCTTCACCGCATTTGACATCATATGAAAGATATCATACTGACCGAAACAGAATTGGACAAACCGGCAGTGGGGCTTCTGCCTCAACGACCCGCGGAAGCTGCCGCCGCAGAGAGGACCGGTTACATTGCCCGCCATAAAACCGAGCGGTTCCTGCTTAATCTTGACGGCTACTACGGCTATCTTGAAAATGGATACTATGCTTCTCTGGAAGCAAGCGCCGAAGGGATGGATATTCACCCTACCTGCAGTGAAATCATTGACGGCTATGTCGTCCCGATTTTTCTGGAAAAAGCCAGGCAGGCCGGGCTGAAAGTCCCTGAATATTACGTTACCAACAGCTATTTCGAGCCGCCGGTGATTGTCGATTCCATCAATCCTTTCATGTCGCGCCGGAGTGTCGTGCTTAAAAACCGTCACCAGGAACGGATTGCTAAATCGCTCACCCGCAATTTCACCTATGCCATCTGCTGCCAGGAATTACCTGCCGGCGCCAGAATCGGCAATTTCCGCTCCATACTCGGCTGGTCCACCAAGCCGCGTTATCTCGACCTTTCCCGCTCAGTCTGGGAGGTCTTCCGGATTCCGCTGGTCACGGTCCGGACTATTATCCTCCCGGATGGTGAGATTATGCTGAGCGGACTTTTGCCGCTCCCTTTTGCCCGCCTTACTCCCCGCGAAAAGAGATTCATTGAAAGTCAGGTCGAATGGCAAATATAGGAGTTTATATAGAGCGGTATACTGTCACCCGTTCTGAAGAGATGGGGGCGCTTATGAAACTGGGCCAGGTTGCCCATCGCCTGGGACATCGGCTCGATTTCCTTTTCCGTCCCGATATGTACAAGATTCCTCATTATGACGCTATCTTCATTCGCGCCTTAACCGACCCGATGAACTCCTCCTATGTGGCGGCGCGACTGGCGCAACTGCATAAATTACCGGTCATTGATGACCCCGAATCGATTATCATCTGCTGCGATAAAGTAAATATGTACCGCCATCTGGAGAAAGCGGGAGTTCCGATGCCGGAGACTCTTTATCTGAAAGAGTCGGACCTGACCGCCGAATACGGGGCGCGGCTATTGGATGAAAAAGGGTCTCCTCTGGTGCTCAAAGCCCCAAACACCAGTTTCTCGATGTATGTCGAGCGGGTCTATAATCCGGATGAGTTTGTCAAGGTAGGCAAGAAATATCTCCGGCGGGCCGACCGGGTGGTGGCGCAAAAATATATTCACTCCGAGTTCGACTGGCGGGTGGGAGTGCTTGATGGCGAGCCGCTTTATGTTTGCCAGTACCTCATTCCAAAAAAGCGCTGGAAAATCTTATCCTATACCGAAACCGGACGGGAAATCTATGGCAATGTCAAAGGGTTTGAACTGCACAAGGTCAACCCAAAGCTTCTGGACACCGCGATTCAGGCGGCAAACGCCATAGGCCGCGGGTTGTACGGCGTTGACCTTAAGCAGGTCGGCGATGATTTTGTCGTCATTGAAGTCAACGATAACCCGACCATCGCTGAAGACGAAGAAGACCAGAAAGCCCCCCATATTTATGAAAAGCTGATTCGGTATCTGGTGGGAGAGCGCGGCACGCACTCGGGCGGCAACGGCAACGGCGGCGGCAATGGCAACGGGAATGGGAATTAAGCCCCGACAAGGCACCCTGAACGACCTCTCCTCATTAATTCGACTTGAGAATATTAGCTTTGGCGGCGACGCTTTCAACCGGCGTCAGCTCCGTTACCTTCTCACCAAAGCCAATGCCGATGTAATCATTCTGGGAAACAGAACGGAAGTCCAGGGCGCCGCTATCATGCTCTGGCGAAAGAGAAGCCGGCGTGGTCATCTCTATTCCATCGTTATTGACCCCAAATGTCGCGGTCTCGGTCTGGGAGAAAAACTGCTCCGGCAATGCGAAAAAGCGGCGCAGTTACATAAGTGTGATAGTGTCACTCTTGAAGTCCGCTCGGATAACCGAGCCGCTATCGGACTTTACACCAAATTGGGGTATCGCATCATTAAGGAACTTCCCGGCTACTATGCCGATGGCCGCAACGGCGTCGGTATGC
Above is a genomic segment from Candidatus Zixiibacteriota bacterium containing:
- a CDS encoding zinc finger domain-containing protein, with amino-acid sequence MLCPHCWGYKESLGVAKRVAG
- a CDS encoding RimK-like ATPgrasp N-terminal domain-containing protein, whose amino-acid sequence is MKDIILTETELDKPAVGLLPQRPAEAAAAERTGYIARHKTERFLLNLDGYYGYLENGYYASLEASAEGMDIHPTCSEIIDGYVVPIFLEKARQAGLKVPEYYVTNSYFEPPVIVDSINPFMSRRSVVLKNRHQERIAKSLTRNFTYAICCQELPAGARIGNFRSILGWSTKPRYLDLSRSVWEVFRIPLVTVRTIILPDGEIMLSGLLPLPFARLTPREKRFIESQVEWQI
- a CDS encoding RimK family alpha-L-glutamate ligase translates to MANIGVYIERYTVTRSEEMGALMKLGQVAHRLGHRLDFLFRPDMYKIPHYDAIFIRALTDPMNSSYVAARLAQLHKLPVIDDPESIIICCDKVNMYRHLEKAGVPMPETLYLKESDLTAEYGARLLDEKGSPLVLKAPNTSFSMYVERVYNPDEFVKVGKKYLRRADRVVAQKYIHSEFDWRVGVLDGEPLYVCQYLIPKKRWKILSYTETGREIYGNVKGFELHKVNPKLLDTAIQAANAIGRGLYGVDLKQVGDDFVVIEVNDNPTIAEDEEDQKAPHIYEKLIRYLVGERGTHSGGNGNGGGNGNGNGN
- a CDS encoding N-acetyltransferase, which codes for MATGMGIKPRQGTLNDLSSLIRLENISFGGDAFNRRQLRYLLTKANADVIILGNRTEVQGAAIMLWRKRSRRGHLYSIVIDPKCRGLGLGEKLLRQCEKAAQLHKCDSVTLEVRSDNRAAIGLYTKLGYRIIKELPGYYADGRNGVGMLKLLKSK